Part of the Paenibacillus guangzhouensis genome is shown below.
TGCCATCGCAAAGCAGAAATTTACGGTCTCAGAAGTGAAAGAGCGGGAGAGACAACGTCATCCATCGCCACCGTTTATTACAAGCTCATTGCAGCAGGAAGCCGCACGTAAGCTCAACTTCCGTGCAGCGAAGACCATGTCCGTCGCTCAGCAGCTGTACGAGGGTGTCGATCTGGGTAAAGAAGGCACCGTCGGTCTGATTACGTATATGCGTACGGATTCCACGCGGATTTCCACTATTGCGCAAGAAGAAGCGAAAGCACTGATCGTGGATAAATACGGAAGCGATTTCGCGCCGGAGACACCAAGGCAATATACGAAGAAATCGTCTGCCAATGCACAGGATGCACATGAAGCGATACGACCTACATCTGCGCTTCGTGAGCCTGATGAGATTAAATCGTTTATGAGCCGCGATCAGTATCGTCTATATAAATTGATCTGGGAATGTTTTGTGGCAAGCCAAATGACATCGGCCATTCTTGATACGATGACAGTGGACATTACAGCAGGGCGTACAACGTTCCGTGCAGTGGGTTCCAAGGTGCGCTTCAAAGGCTTTATGCAGGTCTATGTGGAAGGTAACGATGACGGTTCAACGGACGGAGAAGATAAGCTGCTTCCAGCGCTTGCGCAGGGGGATTCATTAACGAAAAAGGATATTGAGCCTAAGCAGCATTTTACACAGCCGCCGCCACGATATACGGAGGCACGATTGGTCAAGACGCTGGAGGAACTCGGCATCGGAAGACCAAGTACTTATGCTCCAACGCTAGAGACGATCCAAAAACGCGGTTACGTCGCGGTGGAGGAGAAGAAATTCGTTCCGACTGAACTTGGTGAACTGATTATCGAGCAAATGGAGCAGTTCTTCCCGGAAATCCTCGACGTTGAATTTACGGCACATATGGAAGAAGACCTCGACCATGTCGAAGACGGTGAAGGCGAATGGGTATCTGTCCTGGCAGAGTTCTACAAATCATTCGAGAAGCGTCTAGAGGTCGCCGAAGAAGAGATGAAGGAGATCGAGATCGTCGATGAAGTCTCCGATGAGATTTGCGAGAAGTGCGGCAGACATTTCGTCTACAAGATGGGGCGTTTCGGCAAGTTCCTCGCGTGCTCAGGTTTCCCGGATTGCCGTAATACGAAGCCGATCGTCAAGGAAACAGGTGTTGAGTGTCCGACTTGTCACGAAGGACAAATCGTAGAGCGCCGCAGTAAGAAAGGCCGTGTATTCTACGGTTGTACAAGGTACCCAGAGTGCGATTTCGTATCGTGGGATAAACCGATCTCCAAGCCTTGTCCGAATTGCGGCAAGTTGTTGGTAGAGAAGCGTACCAAGCAAGGGATCAAACATCAATGTACATCTTGCGACTTCAGCGAAGAGGTACAAGAGCAAGAGGATCAAGATTAAATCAAGAATCGATTATCGAGAAGATAGACGATCACAACCTCATACGTTAAGCGTGCCGCACAGTCCCTTATCTAAGGGACTGTTTCGGCGAAAGCGCTCATTTCACGATAGAAATAAAAACGTGTAAAAGTTACTCTCAAGCCCAGTTCAGGGTGTCCAGAGGGCGTAGCCCTCGGGGTCCCCCTTCGTGAAGGGGGATTTA
Proteins encoded:
- the topA gene encoding type I DNA topoisomerase: MADSLVIVESPAKAKTIGKYLGSKYIVKASMGHVRDLPKSQIGVEVENDFNPKYITIRGKGSVLKELKDARKKVKKVYLAADPDREGEAIAWHLAHVLELEEGESCRVVFNEITKQAVKDAFKTPRQINMDLVNAQQARRILDRLVGYKISPLLWKKVKKGLSAGRVQSVAVKIIIDRENEIDAFVPEEYWTIQARLAIGKNEFDAKFHSLDGVKHELHNEAEMQKILAAIAKQKFTVSEVKERERQRHPSPPFITSSLQQEAARKLNFRAAKTMSVAQQLYEGVDLGKEGTVGLITYMRTDSTRISTIAQEEAKALIVDKYGSDFAPETPRQYTKKSSANAQDAHEAIRPTSALREPDEIKSFMSRDQYRLYKLIWECFVASQMTSAILDTMTVDITAGRTTFRAVGSKVRFKGFMQVYVEGNDDGSTDGEDKLLPALAQGDSLTKKDIEPKQHFTQPPPRYTEARLVKTLEELGIGRPSTYAPTLETIQKRGYVAVEEKKFVPTELGELIIEQMEQFFPEILDVEFTAHMEEDLDHVEDGEGEWVSVLAEFYKSFEKRLEVAEEEMKEIEIVDEVSDEICEKCGRHFVYKMGRFGKFLACSGFPDCRNTKPIVKETGVECPTCHEGQIVERRSKKGRVFYGCTRYPECDFVSWDKPISKPCPNCGKLLVEKRTKQGIKHQCTSCDFSEEVQEQEDQD